The following are from one region of the Ignavibacteriota bacterium genome:
- a CDS encoding choice-of-anchor B family protein, with product MKKVVLLLALLSTAILSQTNVTFLSNLNEYSSFGYSNIWGYVDPLGNEYALLGTGNGTSIISLADPTNPVECAFIPAPQSAWRELKVWSHYAYVATDATGNGLQIIDLSQLPTTATLVNTLNTYFNDCHDLLIDDGYCYTVGGDGVGGLRILDLLNPVIPVQTAYYTGSGYIHDIYIWNDTVVASCGSSQEYHLIDVTDKSNPQFISASQSLPGIYAHSGWMTEDKRYFFATEEFNVRDMTVWDLQDRNTWDLKISSWGLNNSSVIHNLYIIGNYAHISYYTSGYLVLDISNPLSPQIAGQYDTYPQNNSGNYDGAWGVYPFLPSGNTIISDISTGLYVLHFDGMVPVELSSFTATAFENSVILKWSTATETNNQGFEIQKKIDSDFYSIGFVRGAGSTTELQNYSFTDRNLVNGKYEYRIKQIDYDGSFHYSDVVEVEVTDVKTFSLSQNYPNPFNPTTNIKFNIPNAGYTTLSIYNLIGEKVSELVNEVLVEGEYNISFDAKNLPSGIYVAKLTANGFNQTIKMTLLK from the coding sequence ATGAAAAAAGTTGTTCTTCTTCTTGCATTACTTTCAACAGCAATTTTATCTCAGACTAACGTTACATTTCTTAGTAACCTGAATGAATATAGTTCATTCGGTTATAGTAATATCTGGGGTTATGTTGATCCTCTGGGAAATGAATATGCTCTTCTTGGAACCGGTAATGGAACATCTATTATCAGTCTTGCTGATCCGACGAATCCGGTTGAGTGCGCTTTTATTCCTGCACCACAATCTGCGTGGAGAGAATTAAAAGTTTGGAGTCATTATGCCTACGTTGCAACCGATGCTACCGGTAATGGATTACAGATAATTGACCTTTCTCAATTACCAACTACAGCAACACTTGTAAATACTTTAAATACATATTTCAATGATTGCCATGATCTTTTAATTGATGATGGTTATTGTTACACTGTCGGAGGAGATGGAGTGGGTGGTTTGCGCATACTTGATTTATTAAATCCGGTCATCCCGGTTCAAACAGCATACTATACCGGAAGCGGTTACATTCATGATATTTACATCTGGAATGATACGGTTGTTGCTAGTTGTGGAAGCTCACAAGAATATCACCTGATAGATGTAACAGATAAATCTAATCCACAATTCATTAGTGCAAGTCAGTCATTACCAGGAATTTATGCTCATAGCGGATGGATGACAGAGGATAAAAGATATTTTTTCGCAACTGAAGAATTTAATGTCAGAGATATGACAGTTTGGGATCTTCAGGATCGAAATACCTGGGACTTAAAAATTTCTTCGTGGGGTTTGAATAATAGTTCAGTTATTCATAATCTTTACATAATCGGAAATTATGCGCATATATCTTATTACACTTCAGGATATTTGGTTTTAGATATCTCGAATCCATTAAGCCCGCAAATAGCCGGGCAATACGATACCTATCCACAAAATAACAGTGGTAATTATGATGGAGCCTGGGGAGTATATCCTTTCCTGCCATCTGGTAATACAATTATTTCAGATATTAGTACAGGATTGTATGTCTTACATTTTGACGGAATGGTTCCCGTTGAATTATCATCTTTCACCGCAACTGCTTTTGAAAATTCAGTTATATTAAAATGGTCAACTGCAACTGAGACTAATAATCAGGGATTTGAAATTCAAAAAAAGATTGATAGTGATTTTTATTCCATCGGGTTTGTTAGGGGTGCCGGATCAACAACTGAATTACAAAATTACTCATTCACTGACAGGAATTTAGTAAATGGGAAGTATGAATACAGAATAAAGCAAATTGATTATGATGGAAGTTTTCATTACTCGGATGTTGTTGAAGTGGAGGTAACTGACGTAAAAACTTTTTCATTAAGTCAAAATTATCCTAATCCATTTAATCCTACGACAAATATAAAATTTAATATTCCTAATGCAGGTTATACTACTCTTTCTATATATAATCTGATTGGAGAAAAAGTCAGTGAACTTGTAAATGAAGTACTTGTTGAAGGCGAATACAACATTTCGTTTGACGCAAAAAATCTGCCGTCAGGAATTTATGTTGCTAAACTGACAGCAAATGGATTTAATCAAACGATCAAAATGACTTTATTGAAATAA
- the coaD gene encoding pantetheine-phosphate adenylyltransferase: MRKVIYPGTFDPVTYGHIDLIKRAIELFDAVVVTVAVNPGKAPLFTTEERVNMLQESLKDFQNVSVDSFDGLVVDHARIVGASGILRGLRAVSDFEYEFQMALMNRKLANDIATVFLMPHEKFTYLNSTIIRNLASLKSDVSDFVPPIVVEALKKKFQMK, from the coding sequence ATGCGTAAAGTTATTTATCCAGGAACGTTTGATCCGGTCACTTATGGTCACATTGATCTGATTAAAAGAGCAATAGAACTTTTTGATGCTGTTGTTGTAACTGTAGCAGTCAACCCCGGTAAAGCACCATTGTTCACAACTGAAGAAAGAGTAAATATGCTTCAGGAAAGTTTGAAAGATTTTCAGAATGTATCAGTTGATTCGTTTGATGGATTAGTTGTTGATCATGCAAGGATAGTCGGAGCTTCAGGGATATTAAGAGGACTTCGTGCGGTAAGTGATTTCGAGTATGAATTTCAAATGGCATTAATGAACAGAAAACTCGCAAATGATATTGCAACTGTTTTCCTGATGCCGCATGAGAAATTTACTTATCTCAATTCAACAATTATCAGAAATCTTGCAAGCCTTAAAAGTGATGTGAGTGATTTTGTCCCACCAATTGTTGTTGAAGCATTAAAGAAAAAATTCCAGATGAAGTAG
- the pckA gene encoding phosphoenolpyruvate carboxykinase (ATP), protein MSKYLEFDTPATKQAMELASDFRLKNQGFTDLDRVFWNLPDEALYEEAIFRNEGKLTKHGPLLVNTKPHTARAASDKFVVEEQSTKDKIWWGVYNRPFSQEKFTSVMARARAYLQGEELFVQDVYAGADPDYRLKVRIITEKAWHSLFARNMFLTIANKDELKNFIPDFTVIALPGFKLDPSIDGSRTQTGILLNFAERTAIIANSLYGGEIKKSVFTVLNFLLTFEDVLPMHCSANVGKSTRPGSDGKGDVALFFGLSGTGKTTLSADPNRLLIGDDEHGWSSNGVFNFEGGCYAKVIRLSAEAEPEIYATTRRFGTILENVVFDSVSRHIDLDDDMITENTRCSYPIDFIPNVVPEGYVHKHPKNVIFLTCDASGVMPPIARLNPEQAQYHFISGYTSKIAGTEIGLGIEPQITFSACFGGPFMVRHPYEYSQMLKERMLKHKSNVWLVNTGWVGGRFGVGKRISIRHTRNLLNAALEGKLDNVKYRKDKLFGFEVPLSCPDVPEDVLEPSNSWGNKDEYWKKYDALAARFVENFKLFADGTAEEVKKAGPVRLK, encoded by the coding sequence ATGAGTAAATATTTAGAATTCGATACACCAGCAACCAAACAAGCGATGGAGCTTGCTTCTGATTTCAGATTGAAGAATCAGGGTTTTACAGATCTTGACAGAGTATTCTGGAATCTTCCTGATGAAGCATTATATGAAGAAGCAATTTTCCGAAATGAGGGAAAGCTAACTAAACACGGTCCATTATTAGTAAACACAAAACCACATACAGCCCGCGCTGCTTCAGATAAATTTGTTGTTGAAGAACAATCGACAAAAGATAAAATCTGGTGGGGAGTTTATAACCGTCCTTTCAGCCAGGAGAAATTCACATCAGTAATGGCAAGAGCAAGAGCATATCTTCAGGGTGAAGAATTATTTGTGCAGGATGTTTACGCCGGTGCTGATCCTGATTATAGATTGAAAGTTAGAATCATAACAGAAAAAGCATGGCACAGTTTGTTTGCAAGAAATATGTTTCTAACAATAGCTAACAAGGACGAACTAAAAAACTTTATTCCTGATTTCACAGTCATCGCATTACCAGGTTTTAAACTTGATCCTTCAATTGACGGCTCAAGAACTCAAACCGGAATACTTCTGAACTTTGCTGAAAGAACCGCAATCATTGCTAACTCACTTTATGGTGGTGAAATAAAAAAATCTGTTTTCACCGTTCTGAATTTCCTTTTAACATTTGAAGATGTTCTACCGATGCATTGCTCTGCAAATGTTGGAAAGTCGACTAGACCCGGCTCTGACGGGAAAGGAGATGTTGCATTATTCTTTGGATTGAGCGGAACTGGTAAAACAACTCTTTCTGCTGATCCAAATCGTCTTCTTATTGGAGATGATGAACACGGCTGGAGTTCAAACGGAGTATTTAATTTTGAAGGCGGATGTTATGCAAAAGTAATCAGACTTTCTGCAGAAGCTGAACCGGAAATTTATGCAACTACCAGACGATTCGGAACAATACTGGAAAATGTTGTATTTGATTCCGTCAGCAGACACATTGATCTTGACGATGATATGATAACTGAGAATACACGTTGTTCGTATCCAATAGATTTTATTCCAAATGTGGTTCCTGAAGGATACGTTCACAAACATCCAAAGAATGTTATCTTCCTGACTTGTGATGCATCTGGTGTTATGCCTCCGATTGCAAGACTGAATCCTGAACAAGCTCAATATCATTTTATCAGCGGTTACACTTCTAAGATTGCCGGAACAGAAATCGGACTTGGCATTGAGCCACAGATAACTTTCTCAGCGTGTTTCGGTGGACCTTTTATGGTTCGTCATCCTTATGAATATTCGCAGATGCTGAAAGAAAGAATGTTGAAGCATAAATCAAACGTATGGCTGGTAAATACAGGATGGGTTGGTGGAAGATTCGGAGTTGGAAAACGAATCAGCATCCGTCATACGAGAAATCTTTTAAATGCAGCACTCGAAGGCAAGCTTGATAATGTTAAATATAGAAAAGATAAATTATTCGGATTTGAAGTTCCTCTCTCCTGTCCCGATGTTCCTGAAGATGTTCTCGAACCATCCAACAGTTGGGGAAACAAAGATGAGTACTGGAAAAAATACGATGCACTTGCTGCAAGATTTGTAGAAAACTTTAAGCTCTTTGCAGACGGGACTGCTGAAGAAGTTAAGAAAGCAGGACCGGTGAGGTTGAAATAA
- a CDS encoding T9SS type A sorting domain-containing protein has protein sequence MPLRNKILALTLTSLLFFAAADICSQPFHRELNLIPVSDGSGLIKNNFSGGHNNLEYQFVDIDNDEDLDIFFLDSDKTFGLFENIGNKFNPEYKYLINKPNNLFFSNWFYFVDIDNDNDFDYFTGNNDQISYYQNNGSINSPSFILVQDTVWDDTGQPIYSEFGSNALFADIDNDDDLDFFSGNSAGTVKFYENIGTQTNFNFKFITNEWQNLYIVGTLAENSLHGASSLDFIDINDDDDLDLFWGDFFSNSLYFIENQGNSISPDMQKISDVYPINSDSVNTSGFNMPRFTDIDSDGDYDLFVSVLYDPTVPQSLMFYENTGNAQSANHILRTNDFLKTLDVGNNSSPVFVDIDNDGDLDLFIGSFNNPNGSIHFLENTGTVSNPSFYYSDSQYFNIMSDLVVTPAFGDLDNDGDYDLLAGKLNGTIDFYLNNGTPVSANFQNSILLRNNNNDSIDVGSSSSPFLMDVDGDSDLDLAIGGFNGKLSFYENTGNPASYEFTSNPAYFGTLDIGDNSTPFFIDYNEDDVLDLFSGSRNGEMFYFRNDGNNISPIWSLITNQFIHDNFGGNTFPCFFDIDNDTDSDLFLGNVKGGLYFYLNSMITSVAEWELTPVDNYSIATFPNPFNPSTRIKYSIPDNGFVNLSVYNLLGEKIAQLVNEIKTAGEYESEFDGSGLASGVYIAKLVSNNNHHTIKMILTK, from the coding sequence GTGCCTCTACGAAATAAAATCCTTGCATTAACTCTTACATCCCTTTTATTTTTCGCTGCAGCTGACATCTGTTCACAACCGTTTCATCGGGAACTAAATCTTATTCCTGTAAGCGATGGATCCGGATTGATTAAAAATAATTTCAGCGGCGGACATAACAATCTGGAGTATCAATTTGTAGATATTGATAATGATGAAGACCTGGATATTTTTTTCCTTGACAGCGATAAAACTTTCGGTTTATTTGAAAATATTGGTAACAAATTCAATCCTGAATATAAATACCTGATTAACAAACCAAATAATTTATTTTTTTCAAATTGGTTTTACTTTGTTGACATAGATAATGACAATGACTTTGATTACTTTACCGGTAATAACGATCAGATATCATATTACCAGAATAATGGGAGCATAAACTCACCTTCTTTTATTCTGGTTCAAGACACTGTCTGGGATGATACCGGACAACCTATCTATAGTGAATTCGGAAGCAATGCTTTATTCGCAGATATTGATAATGATGATGATTTAGATTTCTTCAGTGGAAATTCAGCAGGGACAGTTAAATTCTATGAGAACATTGGAACGCAAACAAATTTCAATTTTAAATTTATTACCAACGAGTGGCAAAACTTATATATTGTTGGTACTCTGGCAGAGAACTCACTTCACGGTGCAAGTTCATTGGACTTTATTGATATCAATGATGATGACGATCTGGATCTTTTCTGGGGAGATTTTTTTAGCAACAGTCTTTATTTTATTGAGAATCAGGGAAATTCCATCTCTCCTGATATGCAAAAAATTTCAGATGTTTATCCAATTAACTCTGACAGCGTAAATACAAGCGGATTCAATATGCCGCGTTTTACAGATATTGATAGCGATGGTGATTACGACTTGTTTGTTTCTGTACTTTATGATCCAACTGTTCCTCAATCATTAATGTTTTATGAAAATACCGGTAATGCTCAATCAGCAAATCACATATTAAGAACAAATGATTTTCTAAAAACGCTTGATGTCGGTAATAACAGTTCGCCGGTTTTTGTAGATATAGATAATGATGGTGATCTTGATTTATTCATAGGTTCTTTCAATAACCCGAATGGTTCAATTCACTTTCTTGAAAATACAGGAACTGTTTCCAACCCATCATTTTATTATTCTGACTCTCAGTACTTTAATATAATGAGTGATCTCGTTGTAACTCCGGCATTCGGTGATCTGGATAATGATGGTGATTATGATTTGCTGGCAGGAAAACTAAACGGAACAATTGACTTTTATCTCAACAATGGAACACCTGTATCTGCAAATTTTCAAAATAGTATTTTGTTAAGAAATAATAACAATGACAGCATTGATGTTGGTTCAAGTTCGTCACCATTTTTGATGGATGTTGATGGTGATTCTGATCTCGATCTGGCGATAGGAGGTTTCAATGGTAAATTAAGTTTTTATGAAAACACCGGCAATCCCGCGTCATACGAATTCACTTCTAACCCTGCTTACTTCGGCACGTTAGATATTGGTGATAACAGTACGCCATTTTTTATTGATTATAATGAAGATGATGTATTAGATTTATTTTCTGGCAGCAGAAATGGGGAAATGTTTTATTTCAGAAATGATGGAAATAATATTTCGCCCATTTGGAGTCTGATAACAAATCAATTCATCCATGATAACTTTGGTGGAAATACGTTCCCCTGTTTCTTTGATATTGATAATGATACTGACTCAGATTTATTCCTTGGAAATGTAAAAGGCGGATTATATTTTTACCTTAATTCTATGATAACAAGTGTTGCTGAATGGGAATTAACGCCAGTTGACAATTATTCAATTGCAACTTTTCCTAATCCATTTAATCCATCAACCAGAATAAAATACTCAATTCCTGACAATGGTTTTGTAAATCTTTCAGTTTATAATTTGCTTGGCGAAAAAATTGCTCAACTTGTAAATGAAATAAAAACGGCTGGTGAATATGAATCTGAATTTGATGGAAGCGGATTAGCTTCAGGAGTTTATATCGCGAAATTAGTCTCAAATAATAATCATCATACAATAAAAATGATTTTAACCAAATAA
- a CDS encoding pyridoxal phosphate-dependent aminotransferase encodes MSLSLIAKSIKPSPTLALNEKFAILKEKGDPVIHLGGGEPKTRVPMEAIMATVAHVNTGEVRYAPADGIPALKQAIIRYTEEFYNRKVTPQHIIASSGAKQAIMVALQAILNPQEEVVFPAPYWVSYPDMARLIGAIPVSAPAEDGTFYPAIKDIEDRVGSYTKAVIINSPNNPTGAMYSEEFISDIVQFCEKKDIWLIMDDIYHRLIFDGKKPINALKYAKKQDENSKIIIINGVSKQYAMTGFRIGWAVGNKKVIAAMSNIQGHQTSGPSVLLQKAAVGALNGIQSSVESLRVTLENNRNVMIGLLNSFEGVKVTKPDGTFYCFADFSTYNKNSNALSAFLIDKVQVLTVPGAEFGLEGYLRLSYCGTIKDIQDGIERMKWALDPNSPNELYIGDRKLVRDWS; translated from the coding sequence ATGAGCTTAAGTCTTATCGCTAAATCAATAAAGCCCTCTCCCACCCTTGCACTCAACGAAAAGTTCGCAATTTTAAAAGAGAAAGGTGATCCGGTAATTCACCTCGGTGGAGGAGAGCCAAAAACCCGAGTTCCGATGGAAGCTATTATGGCGACTGTCGCTCACGTAAATACAGGTGAAGTTCGTTATGCACCTGCTGATGGAATACCTGCACTCAAACAGGCAATCATCAGATACACAGAAGAGTTTTATAACAGAAAAGTAACTCCTCAACATATCATTGCTTCAAGTGGTGCAAAGCAAGCAATAATGGTTGCACTCCAGGCAATACTAAATCCACAGGAAGAAGTAGTTTTTCCAGCTCCATACTGGGTAAGCTATCCTGATATGGCAAGATTGATTGGTGCAATTCCGGTTTCTGCACCTGCTGAAGACGGAACATTTTATCCCGCAATAAAAGATATTGAAGATCGCGTTGGTTCATACACAAAAGCTGTTATCATCAATAGTCCGAACAATCCAACCGGAGCAATGTACTCGGAAGAATTTATTTCTGATATTGTTCAGTTCTGTGAGAAGAAAGACATCTGGCTAATAATGGATGATATTTATCATCGTTTAATTTTTGATGGGAAGAAACCAATCAACGCACTAAAGTATGCAAAGAAACAGGATGAAAATTCTAAGATAATCATCATCAACGGAGTTTCTAAACAATATGCAATGACTGGATTCAGAATTGGCTGGGCAGTTGGTAATAAAAAAGTAATTGCAGCTATGAGCAATATTCAGGGACATCAAACATCAGGACCATCTGTTCTGTTACAAAAGGCTGCAGTTGGTGCACTTAATGGAATTCAATCTTCTGTTGAATCACTCAGAGTTACACTTGAAAATAACAGAAACGTTATGATAGGTCTTCTCAATTCATTTGAAGGAGTAAAAGTAACGAAACCCGATGGGACGTTTTATTGCTTTGCAGATTTCAGTACATATAATAAAAATTCAAACGCACTCTCAGCTTTTCTCATCGATAAAGTTCAGGTGCTAACAGTTCCAGGTGCTGAATTTGGATTAGAAGGATATTTAAGATTGAGTTATTGCGGAACGATAAAAGATATCCAGGATGGAATTGAAAGAATGAAATGGGCACTCGATCCTAATTCACCTAACGAACTTTACATCGGTGATAGAAAATTAGTGAGGGATTGGTCATGA
- a CDS encoding metalloprotease, whose amino-acid sequence MRWKGRRESSNVEDRRGGYSKGMVGGGIGSVVVILLIYFLGGDPSQIMNTSQLDDHTTTSSYQGTAEENELAQFVSVVLAETEDVWTQLFLEDGLTYKYPKLVLYTGSVQSACGFSSAATGPFYCPGDYKLYIDLSFYDELKTKFKAPGDFAMAYVVAHEVGHHVQTLLGINEKVNSLRSRLSEKEFNKYLVRLELQADYLAGVWAHYANRANLLEEGDIDEALNAASAVGDDRIQKSMQGYVVPESFTHGTSEQRKRWFYKGFNAGNLEDGDTFSAENL is encoded by the coding sequence ATGCGCTGGAAAGGCAGAAGGGAAAGCAGTAATGTCGAAGATCGCCGTGGTGGTTATTCTAAAGGTATGGTCGGTGGAGGAATAGGGAGTGTAGTAGTTATTCTTTTAATATATTTCCTCGGTGGAGATCCTTCACAGATAATGAACACTTCACAGCTTGATGATCACACTACAACTTCTTCTTACCAGGGAACTGCCGAAGAAAATGAATTAGCTCAATTCGTTTCTGTTGTTCTTGCTGAAACCGAAGACGTCTGGACACAATTATTCCTCGAAGATGGATTGACGTACAAATATCCAAAGCTTGTACTTTATACCGGAAGCGTTCAATCTGCGTGTGGGTTTTCAAGCGCAGCTACAGGACCTTTTTATTGTCCGGGCGATTATAAATTATATATCGATTTGAGTTTTTATGATGAACTAAAAACCAAATTTAAAGCTCCTGGAGATTTTGCGATGGCGTATGTTGTTGCTCATGAAGTTGGTCATCATGTTCAAACTTTGCTGGGGATAAATGAGAAAGTGAATTCTTTGCGGTCGAGACTGAGCGAAAAAGAATTCAATAAATATTTGGTTCGTCTCGAACTGCAAGCTGATTACCTTGCTGGTGTCTGGGCTCATTATGCAAACAGAGCAAATTTACTTGAAGAGGGGGATATTGATGAAGCGTTAAACGCTGCAAGTGCAGTTGGCGATGATCGTATTCAGAAAAGTATGCAAGGTTATGTTGTACCTGAAAGTTTTACTCATGGTACTTCCGAGCAAAGAAAGAGATGGTTTTACAAAGGATTCAATGCGGGCAACCTGGAAGATGGCGACACATTTAGTGCTGAAAATCTGTAA
- a CDS encoding DUF2334 domain-containing protein, whose translation MKLFLKIFPLIFLMMVSSSVCQSETSSKTDIRQFVILKADDLVHDKVNVISKNWYKFLDYVVSEKIKSSVGLVVNSLETDDERYPGLLKYLNRTGYVELWIHGYDHRLGVKHPNGDLYDEFRNSSLEFQKEQIKKALDLSKQKLDFTMQTFGAPGNAIDENTSIALDAFDEIKVWFFGRDDSDKLVLHRSEEMEFPVGNPDFNSFLKNHSVSSNYIVFQIHPNMWDENQFNEFKKIIDFLKEEKCTFILPREFYSSNLSKQIE comes from the coding sequence ATGAAACTTTTTCTGAAAATATTTCCACTGATTTTTCTTATGATGGTCAGTTCTTCTGTTTGTCAATCAGAAACAAGCAGCAAAACAGATATCAGGCAATTTGTAATACTAAAAGCAGATGATCTTGTGCACGATAAAGTAAATGTTATCTCGAAAAACTGGTACAAATTTCTTGATTATGTAGTCTCTGAAAAAATAAAATCAAGTGTTGGTCTGGTCGTAAATTCTTTGGAAACGGATGATGAAAGATATCCCGGACTTTTGAAGTATCTGAATAGAACAGGTTATGTAGAGCTATGGATTCATGGTTATGATCATCGGCTCGGAGTCAAACATCCGAATGGAGATTTATATGATGAATTCCGCAATTCATCGCTTGAATTTCAGAAAGAACAAATTAAAAAAGCACTTGATCTTTCGAAGCAAAAACTTGATTTCACTATGCAAACTTTTGGAGCTCCGGGAAATGCTATTGATGAAAACACTTCCATAGCTCTTGATGCATTTGATGAGATAAAAGTCTGGTTTTTCGGTCGGGATGACTCAGATAAACTTGTTCTGCATAGAAGTGAAGAGATGGAATTTCCAGTTGGAAATCCGGACTTTAATTCATTTCTAAAAAATCATTCAGTCAGCAGCAACTATATTGTATTTCAAATTCATCCAAATATGTGGGATGAAAACCAATTCAATGAATTCAAAAAAATAATCGACTTTCTTAAGGAAGAAAAATGTACTTTTATTTTACCTCGGGAATTCTACAGTTCAAACCTCAGTAAACAAATAGAATAG